The uncultured Trichococcus sp. DNA segment CCACAAGGCTGATCAGCATCGAGCAACCCGGCATCTGTTCCTACAAGATGGCCTGCCGTTTCTCTATGAGCCCATACCCCCACCAATTCCATGTCTTCTCTTCCTTGTATACAACGTATTGCGATCGCTGCCACATTACCTGTGCCAATAACTACAACTTTCAATTTTTTTGTCATTTATTACTTACTCCCTTGGAAACTTTTTAGTTTCTGAATATATTCGTAAATTTATCTGATTTAAAAAAAACAGATTGGGATTCCAAAATTGTTAACTTATAACTTACAATTTCCCTCTGTAACTTCCCAAAACGCAAAGGCTCGTAGTAGTTTCTTGAAACTGTATGAATTATTCAGGTAGTTATTGACTAATCGATTCCATTTTTTTCTCAATATCATAAAAATGTAGAGCAATTAACATAAGCATACATATGACAGCTGGAATAAGAGAATACAATGATCGGATAGAAAAAATAGCGCTGGCTGACTGCTCTGCTTGAGATCCAATGTATCCTCCTAGTGCCATCACAAAGCCGACACTAACGGCTGCAATTCCTTGACCAATTTTTGCAGCGAAATTGGTCACGGAAGTCGGCAGACCTTCTACTCTAGTACCCGTTTTTTGCTCTCCATAATCAATACATTGTAAGATAAAGTAACTATTCATCATGGTAATGGTTGATGCACCTGTACCTGAAATCATTCCTGTTAAAAAAACCACAGGCAAATTAGTTGGAAAAATAAAACGTAAAATATTTGCAATAGTTGCTAAAATCAAACCAATTTTCACAAACTTTACTGCTCCGATCGTTCGAATTGCTACAGGAAAGAGAAGTAAAATAAATGGAGCTGCTAACCCTACCAATCCTGCTATCCCAAGTAATGAAAGGTTACCAATTACATAAGTAAAATAGTATGTACCAGCGACACTAACGATGTTTTGTACTAAATTTGCTCCTAAAATGATCAAAGATAGAATGAAGATATATTTATTTTGTTTTAAGATACTTATTCCTTTTTTTATACTGATTTTCTCTTCTTTTGCTTCACTGTCAATCGTTCTTATCTCTTTTATTGCCACGAAGCGAATGAGACCCATCAACATCATCGGTATTCCTAGAATAAGAGATATTTTGGTCCAGCCTCCAGGTTGAGTTCCTAAGGTCGCCATTAATGAAGGAAGAATTGTGCTGATTGCTACTGAAAATAACATAGTAAGTGCACCTGAAATCGATAATAGCTTTCCTTGCTTTGTTCTTTCTTGAACAGCTCTGCCTAAATAAACCGTTTCTGATGCCATCAAAAAGGTTGAACAAACTGAAAAAATTAAGGTATACATAATGAACACATAGATGATTTTTCCAGTTTCGCCAAAATTAGGGGTACTGAAAAGCAATATGATTAGAATCCATAATGGAATGATGAAGAGTTCATACGGCCTTGCTTTTCCTAATTTTGTGTCTGTTCGGTCAATTGCAAATCCGACTAATAAGTCAGTTATACCGTCAAAAAGTTTTGAAACTAATAAAATGACACCTACTACTCCAGCGCCTAAACCTAAAACCTCGGTAGAATAATAGGTAACTTGCATCATAAGTATGACACTTATCGCTACAGATATAGATCTTGATGCCCAAGCCGGTGTGTACCACAAAGGCATCTTTTTTGACACTTCTTGATTAATCGTTTTTTCCATTTCTCTTCCTTCTTCCTTTTTATAAGTATTGGTTAATTGCCTGTTTTCGGTACTATTCGTAAATTTGAAACGGTGTTCCTCTTTTATCCCTGATATGATTCAACAAAGGCTTTGTAAAACCTCAGAATGATCTTGAGCTGCGAAAGTTGAGTTTCTGATTTAATCCTTTGCATAATTGTTTTACCTTTCAATCTCTTTTTCCCAAATCTCTGCCAACCTATAAAAACTTTCTTTCGGTTTTCTTGTTTGAGTTTTTCTGTCTACTTCAATAAGACCGAATGTTTTACTATAACCTAATTGCCATTCAAAGTTATCTAATAACGACCAATGCATATATCCTAAAACAGGAATACCATCTGCTACACATCGCTTTACCCCACTTAAAGCTTCTTCAATAAACGTTACTCGATCCTTATCATTATCTGTTGCAACGCCATTTTCTGTCACAATAATAGGGAGATTCAATTCGCTAGAAACTTTACGAATAACATTTTCTAAAGCTTGAGGATAGAATTCATAACCCATTTGTGTTTTCTTCTTTTCTTCTGGAACAGATAGCTCTCCTTCTTCACCTACTAGCGTTCTGGTATAGTTTTGAAGTCCAAAAAAGTCATCTTTTTCAATAAATGGAAGGTAGTGTTTGAATTCATCATCCCACATCTCACCGGCTTTTTCTGTCCCATTCCCTACAATTTGAATATCATGAAGAGAAAGAGTTAGACCAATTTTAAAACGATTATCCACTGTTCTCATAACATCTCTCGCTGCTTCATGAGCTTGCATAATTAGTAAATCCCCTTTTGGTGTACAGGGGCTCAAAAAAGTATTAACGCTTTCAATTCCGCCGAATGCTTTACCCGCTTCTCTTTGCCCAACCATCATTTCTTCCGGTAATTGAAGATTAACTCCGACTTGAATATTAATTCCTAAACTTTTTGCAAAAGATTTCATAACTGTGATAAGTTCTTTTCTCATATTTGCTTCATTAATTGTACAGATAAATTCCATCAAGTCCCCTAATTCGGTTACCACATACCTACAATAATTTTTAAAGTAATCAACAATTCCCTCATTTTCCCATCCCCCTTCTCTGATTATCCATTGCGGGGAAGAAAAATGATGCATGGTTACAATTGGGGTTATTTTGTTTTCATGACAGCATTCCAGCACATCTCTATAGTGTTCCGTTGCTTCTCGATTAAATATTCCTTTCTCCGGTTCAATCCGTGCCCATTCAATAGAAAATCGATACGCATTCATTCCCGCTTTTTTCATCAATTGAATATCTTCTTCATACCGATTATAATGATCCACTGCTTCTCCAGACTTTTCTTTAAAAGAGCTATTTTTCAAATGTTCCATAATCCAAAAGTCGCTGTTATGATTATTTCCTTCTACTTGATAGGCTGCCGTTGCAGCACCCAGCAAAAAATTATTTGTCATTTTTTCTCGCTTCCTTTCAATAATACATGTTTGATATAGTTATCTTTGTTTCTTTGTTATAAAAATAAAATTGTCGCAAATTACTTCCTATGATATGATTCTGTAAAAGTAAACAATCAGTTACCCCATGTTTCGACATTTTTTAAAAGGAGGAAATTTAGTTGAACGAAAAGCAACAAATATTGGAAACAATCTATGACTACTTCTCGTTTCCAGCATCTAGCGTGAATGAGAATATACCCTTTTCTTCTTCTGACCAGCAGGATATCAACTTGTCTATTTATACTTTAGAAACTGTTAATTCCTATCAGCTATATGACTTCAATTCACCTTTTAAATTGTCACTCATTGATCATCACGGCGACTTTTCTTCCTATCTATTTACAGATATGGTTACTTCCATATTTAGTAACAATCAGACGAATGAGGATACATCCAGTCAATTACATAAGCATAATTTTTTTGAATTAATATATGTAATTGACGGACAAATTGATTTTAGGATTGAAGATACGCACCGGCGCTACCATGCTGGCGATGCATGTATCATAAATTCAAATGTAAAGCACGTAGAGCTCAGAAACTCTCAATGCACGGTTTTATATCTTAATTTCAAACCGGAATTTTACAAGAATTTAAACTTATACTTTCAAGAAAGTAATGATCAACCTACTGAGCTTTCTAACTTTTTCAAAAGAAATGAGCACAGTACGCAGCGAATCGATTATATAGATTTTTTTCCAGTTCCTTCCGCAATAAGGGATCCTTCCCAAGAGTCTTTACAAGTGCTGTTCCATCTTATCGAAGAACTTCTTTTTAAACGAGCGGGTTACCAAGATATCGTCACTGGATACATCAAGCGCTTATTCTCTTTTCTACAAACCCCTTCTACTTACAGTTGTTCCAATACCCAGTTTCAAATATTGGAAAGTCAGTCTCTCTTTGAGCGTACTCTTTCATACCTATACAACAATAAACGCAAAGTTTCCAGAGCCGAGTTGGCAGAAGAACTCCATTACAATGGAAATTATATTAGCCACGTCTTTCAGAAACATACAGGGCAAACGCTCGCAAGTTACATTCGCAACAACTATTTAAATGAAGCAAGTAATTTATTGTTGAACACTACAATGAGCATCACAGATATCATTAAAAAACTAGGTTTCGAAAATCGAACTGCTTTCTATAATCAATTTAAAAACAAATTCGGTGTTACACCTCAAATATATCGAAATTCTATTGAAAAAAAACGTTAATTATCGTTTTTATCTAATACTTTAATAGTAGCTTTTTGCTTGGATAATCTTTCTGCTTCAATTTCTATCGTGACCTCACCCGGTTCTGAACAAAGAACAACCGCTAGTGCTTTTCCATAATATGAGGTAAATTGTCCATTCACATAAGATTCTTCTGTCCTTGGATTTGCACTTCCAAATCCAAGGAGCTCTCCACCTATAACATGAATATGGAGCAAACGATCGGCATTTGATTCTACTATTCCATTTTTATCTTCAATGTTTATGGGTACATAAACAATCTCCCCAGCCTTTACTTTCGTTTCTTCAGGATTCACTCCAATGTGAAGGTCTTCTTCAGCACTTATTAAACTGTTTCTGCCGATTTCATAATTGTTTTTGTCATAAGCGATTGCTTCTAAATGGCCTGCTTTGTACTTTGTATGAAATAGAGCTTTCATTTCCTCTACTTTTTGTCTACCAATTTCTTCCCCATTTAAGTGGAGCACGATAAGATCTGCATCTGCATATACTTCTACAATTGCATCGTTTCCTACACAGTTTTTCCACGACCAGCTCGGCAAAGCATTTGTTCCACGCCAGACAGATTTGGCGGGTTCGATTCCTCCGTGGTTAGGCGGCTGAACGCCAATATACGGTTTTTTTGCTGTCCCCCAAACCACAGACGCATACCCTGCTTCGCCGTTATCATTACCTAAGATATCAAAGACACCCATATCTGCTAATAGCCAAGGATAGGGCTTTTCAAATCCAAAGTCATCTTCTGAATAAGCCCAAGCCCCTGCACCAACTTCTCCTAGATAATCCCATGCAGTCCACATGAAATCGCCAATAAGATAGGGATATTTTTTTACCATTTCCCAATTCTTATAAATATCTTGCGGAAACGTTTCACTTCCATATAATAAACGATTTGGATTTACTTCCCCTTCAAGCGGGTATCGACCTGATGCATAGTTATATCCAGCTATATCTAATAAATCCAAACCAGGGGAAGTCGCTATATTAGCTTCTTTTGAATTTGAAGAGTGATTCATCCCTACCCCTATTTTTGAAGTCATAATGTTAAACATTTTGCTACTGTTCGGCAATTGTTGTTTTTCATCCCTGCCGCCCTCATCTTTATAGATAAATTCCCCTTTTGCAGCCATGGAAACAATCATTAAGTTCATCCCACAGGTTACAGGTCGTGTAGAATCTAATTCATGCAAGATTGAAATAATTTCTTCTTCCAGTTCCAGTCCTTCTTGACTAGCAGGTTCCGAAACTTCATTTCCAATTGAGTACATAATGACTGAGGGATGATTGTAATCTTTCTCTACCATTGCTTTCAAATCAATGTGGTATCCTTCTTTAAAATCTAAAGCATAATCATATTTATTTTTTCTGGAATACCACATATCCCAAGTTTCATCTATTAGATACATTCCATAGTAATCACAAGCTTTTACCAGAGCTTCAGAGGCAAAATTATGAGAGCTTCTTAATGCATTAAATCCTGCTTCTTTTAGAATCCTCACCCTTCTAAATTCTGATTTTCCATAAGTTTTAGCCCCTAGAATGCCATTATCATGGTGGATGCACCCTCCCCTCAATAATGTTTCTTTACCGTTGATAAACAACCCCTTTGGGCTCCATTCAATTTTTCTAATTCCAAAAAGAACTGATCTTTTTTCTAGAACTCTATCATTCAGTGATAAAGTAACGTTGCACTCATACAAATGAGGGCTATCATCACTCCATAGCTTAGCTTCGGGGATTGTTAACTCTGCCCTTCCTTCGTTATCTGTTTTTGCGCTTATGATCTTTTCTCCAGAATCAATAATATCAATGGTCGCGATTCCTCCTGTGGAAGAAACATCAACTAAAATTTTTGCAGGATCAATAGAAATTGTTGTAATTTTTACTCCAGTAGGCAAAATATGTATTTTTTCTTGTTCCCATATCCAAACCGGCCGATAAATTCCACTCCCAGTGTACCAACGGCTGTTTGGCATCTCACTGTTGTCAGCTATTACTTGGATAATATTTTCTTTTCCATACTCCAAAAAAGGATCTGCCTTAATCCAGAATGGACGATAGCCATACGAGCAATAATTAGCCTCTTTTCCATTTATATTTACTACTGCTTTTTTATAGACACCTTCAAATTCAAAAGTAATTTCTTTTTCTTTCCACTCTAAAGGAACGAAGAAGTTTTTCTCATAAATATACTTTCCGCCTGAAAAAAAAGCTCCTGCACTTCCCGAGGATTGATCAGCAGTTCTTTCTTCAAAAAGCATGGCGTCATGTGGTAAACGAACCTCCTTCTTTTCATCTTGATCAAATTTCCTAAACATCCAACCTTCATTCCAGTCTTTACGCATATATATGCCCTCCTATACTCTTTATATACTTAATAATTTAAAGGTTTTGGAAACCGTTTACAATGCGTTTGCACCCTCTATGATTTTGCAGGTTGTATCATTTCCGCAGGTTTATTTTAAATTTTCCATATTAAACCAAAAGAAAAAACTAATAAATTAGAAGAGAAATAGTATTTTATTATGCGTACTGTGCTATTAACGTGGATTCTGAAACTTTAGAAATCTGTTCTTCAGTACGCGTGTTTGCGTCCGACTTCCTTCAGATTCCACCTCACGATGGACACCCTTGTCTTTCGCTAACAGTTCCTACTGCAAAGTCTGTAGTGGACTTTAACCACCAAGTTATCACCGATATCAGGCGCACAAAAACAACGCAGATGAACGATGTCACTTGCGTTCCAGAAAGTAACTTGTAGAGAAAATTGACGACTCCTGAATATTGAAAATGAATAGAGCCACCTGTGTGTTTAGTGAATTCTTCCGTAAAGATTTTGAAGGATACAGTCCCGTTCCCTAGATGTTTTTCTGTGAACAGATAAAGAAAAGACATATTCTCACATTCGAAGATTTGTGAAAAGATTAAACACATGATTTTATTTCATATAACATCAAATGCTCTTGAAATAAGTACGCGTGGTCCGTTTCCTCTAATGGTTCATTGAAACAATAAATTGAAAATGCAAATAAATCTCTATTTTTCCTATAACTTTTCCTGAATAATTCATACAATTTCAAACAGCTATTACTAGCATTGCTGCAACAGCATTTTTCACTTGTTTGACAAACACCCTTAGGGTGTACAAAAAGAACCCCAATCTGATATGGTTAAGTCACCACAACACAACCATAGAAAGGGGTTCTCTCAATGGCTACATTACATGAAAAAAAGTTACAATTCAACTCTAAATTGACGGTTTCAAATACGGGTGGAAATCTATCCACCGACTCTGGGCTGATTCTCGTCAAAGAATTTATGGATTCCCTTAATTTTTCCGACCTATCAAAACAGCATCTGGAAATAGAGGACAAACGACTCTATCATACCCATGATAATTTTTCTTTGATGGAACAGTTGATTTATCAAAACATCGCCGGCTATTCGACCGATTCCTCCGCAAACCTGTTGAAGCAAGACCCTATTTTTAAGGTGGTTTTGGATAAATCCAATCTTGCCTCTCAGGCTTCACTTTCCCGATTCTGGGATCGCATAAGCGAAGAAAATATTTCTCAGCTGCAAGAGCTTAATCAAGCCATGATCGATAAGGTACGGTTGGCAAGAAATACGACGGAAATGATTTTCGACTTGGATTCGACCCATTCAGATACGTATGGAAACCAAGAGAAAACTGATTACAATGCGCATTATCAAACCAATGGCTACCATCCGTTAGTCGCTTTCGATGGATTGACGGGAGATTTCTTAAAAGCAGAACTTCGTTCTGGCAACGTCTACACGTCTACTGGCATTGGCGCTTTTGTGGAGCCGCTTTTTGAACATTATAACCAAGTGGTTCCTGTCAGCAATATTCTCGTCCGTGGAGATAGCGGGTTCGCTACTCCGGAACTTTACGATCTCTGCGAAGTTTATGGCAGCTTCTTTGTGATCCGCTTAAAAGCAAATCGAAACCTTTCGAAACTGGCGGAGAGCTTTATTCAGATTGATGACAATCATCCTTGGGATAAAAAAGAAGTCGTTTATTCTTCAACATCCTACCAAGCAAAAAGCTGGTCCAAAGAACGCCGCGTTTGTATCAAATCGACACGCGAAGCAGACGAGCTCCTATTCCGACATGAATACATCATCACCAACTACTCAAATAACGTCTCTGCGGAAACAGTCTTTCGGACGTACAGCAAACGTGGCACAATGGAAAACTTCATCAAAGAGGCGAAGAATGGCTTCTATTTTGATAAGACCGATAGCCCTTCATTTTTAGAGAATCACGCACGCATGATGGTAAGCCTGTTGGCTTACAACATCGTTAACTTTATGCGTACACTTTGTTTTACAAGCGGAGCGGCCAGCATGCAGGTGGACACAATCCGATTACGCCTCTTTAAGGTCGCAGGTAAACTAGTTCGAACAGGACGTAGACTACTGCTGAAACTCAGTTCTCATCATGTCCATCAGGAACTGTTCTATCAAGTCCTTGGAAATATCCAGCAACTCTGTTGGTAAATGAAATGGCTCGAATTTAAAATCGGATTTCTTTTCAAGGGACGAGTGCGTCCAAATTTGGCTGAATAGCCATGGTTTAACTAAGCAATTTAGATTTCTAAACCTGTTGGAATCTGAAACGTAACAAAAAGTACTGATTTCGGTAAAATTGACAACAATGGATCATTTTTGTATAGGTATGAATTATTCAGGCTTTTGTAACTTCTATAAAGATGTCCGGTAAATTCTTGAAGTAGCTTTTTACGGACTCGTTAATAATGTGATTCTCACATATGCGAATCCCTCATTTTACGTTTTTGTATCATTAGTCTTTAGCCACGAATAACGATGACAACTAGGAATTATCCAAAAATCTCTTGACTTAGAGTCAAGGTTAACCTGTATAATGCGCTTATGTTCGGAATTTTCCGGAGACGGTAGGTTGACGAAGAACAAGCTTCCCAAAAGATGTAACCGCAATCAAAAATCACTTTTCGAAGGAGAATGAAATGAAAAAACCAAACATGATGTTACTGGTCTTTAGCGCGATGAGCTTTGTGCTGGCCATGACGGCTTTTGTCTTCAGCGGCATTTTGGACAAGGTGGCTGTTTCGTTGGGCATTTCGGTGGCCCAGTCCGGTCTATTGAACACGATGTATTCTTATGGGGCCGCGTTCGGGGTGCCGATCACTTTGATCCTGTTCCGGAAGGTCGAACGCAGCCGGATGCTGAAGCTGATGCTGTTTGCGACAATTTTGACGACCTTCGCGCTCATCTATGCCCAAAATTTTGTGCAGCTGCTGATTGTCCGGCTGCTGATGGGGATCTCCGCCAACAGCTATGGCGTTTTGGCCATTTCGACGATCTTGGCGCTCTCTCCCAAGGATCGGCAAGGGCGTTCCTTGGCTTTCTATATCATGGGCAGTTCCCTGGCGCTCGTCATCGGCATCCCGTTGACGCGCGCCTTGTCCTCCATCCTGGATTGGCGGAGCATTTTTTGGATATTGAATGGCATGATGCTGTTGTCGCTTGCCTATTTCCTGAAATATTTACCGAAGGCGGATCACGCGTCCACCAAACTGAATCTGAAAAAAGAGCTGCAGTTCTTTAAGGACAGGAAAACGTTGCTGCTGCTTGCCTATACGTTGACCATGTTCATGGGGTACAATGCCTTCTACACCTATGCCACGCCCTACTTGTTGCTGCTTTTCCCTTCCATCGAGCCGCTGATGAGCCTGATTTTGGTTGCGCTTGGCCTTGCCAGTTTCACGGGCAATCTGATCGGCGGCCACGTATCGGATGCCATCGGATACGCCAAGTCCATGATGCTCGGGGCGGTGCTTCAGACAGCAGCGATGTTGCTGATTCTTGTTTTCCAAACGTCGAAGTGGTTAAGCGTGCTCTTCATTATCATGTGGCTGATGAGCGCCTGGTTTACCGGCCTGCAGCTCAACACCGGCATCGCCCAAGTAACCGAAAACAAATCCAGCTTCATGCTCAGCATCAATGGTTCCTTGATCCAACTGGGCGGTGCGTTCGGCGCCAGCCTGGCCGCCGTCGTCATCAACCTCAGCGGCATTCAGAGCATTGCCATCGTCACTCTCTTGACAAGTTTAGCGATTGTGCTGATCCAGATGGTTTCGATGAAGAAATATCCTTGATTCCGACTTGAAATCAATCACGAGGACAAAATCAAAACGATACTAAAAAAAAGCAAGAACTTCCCACAATCGGGTGAGTTCTTGCTTTTTGTTTAACTTTTTATCCTAGAAGATCCTTTATGCAACGGAAGCCGATGTTGTTGGCAGCCGACATTCCAGAATTGCCATTCCGCGCCGCAATCCGATACCTTTTGCAGTAAGACTGGTGGCAAAGAAATGAGCCGCCTCTTATCGCGTACAGGCCATCATCAGCAGTTTGAAAATTTTGCCAAAAATACTTACCGGATTTGGTCTGAAAGTCTGCTAAATCAATCCTAGCCGGGTTGCTACACCATTCCCATACGTTGCCGATCATTTGATAGATATCGTAGCCGTTCGGATCGTAATGTTTAGCAGGCGCCGTGCCGGCATAACCATCTGACGAATCGTTCAGCATCGGAAAATCCCCTTGCCAGATGTTGCAATGGTGCTGGCTGCCTTCCAACAGTTCAGTACCCCAAGGATACTTCTCTCGGGTTGTCCCACCTTTCGCGGCTACTTCCCACTCGGCCTCTGTAGGCAGACGTTTCCCCGCCCATTGGCAATAAGCCACCGCATCATTACGGGAGACCTGCACAACAGGATGATCCATCCGGTCTTTTAAGGATGACAGCGGGCCTTCAGGATGGCGCCAATCCGCTCCCTCCACGGCATACCACCAAGACATGTTCGGGACCAATCGGCTCCTGTTCTTGGTTGCCTCATCCAGGAAATAGTGAAATACAAATGACCAGCCGAAGCGTTCCGCCTCCGTTGTATAGCCCGTAGCGACAACGAATTCCCCGAATGAAGCGTTCGTTACTGTCGTCTCATCCATCATATATCCCGGCAGATCGATACTAATTTTTGGCCCTTCCCGATCAGCAAGGAAACCATCTGTTCCATTCGTTCCGATCTCATATAGCCCCTCAGGAACTTGAATCATGGCTGACCCTCCTTATTCAGAATAGCTTATACCCATTGTAGAGATTGATGGCCAAAACCAGAAGAATGACCCCTTGAAAAACGAACACAACCTTTTTGACGGATAAAAGCCGGCTTGCTTTCGCTCCAACCAAACCACCTAAAACTGCGGCGGGGATCACATACCACAGAATCTGCATATCATAGCGAGCGAAGCCTGTGGTTACGGCAATGGTTATGAGTTTTGCCAGTTGCGAGAAAAAGATGGTGCAGATCGAGTAGATGGTCGCTTCCTTGATTGGTAACGAGAACATTACCATCATCAAAGCGACATTGATCGGGCCCCCACCAATTCCCAACAGGCTCGCCAAGAATCCCAGAACCAATCCGCAAATCAGATACCATCCCGGGTGCATCAAATGGTAGTTCCCAAAAGGATAACGCGTATACAAAAAAGCAAAGATAAGTGTAGCCACGGTCAGAGCAATCTGAATCAATTGCACTGCACGGTCATCACTCAGGAGATACATTAGTCGTTCAAAAGATATATTCCCTAATATGCCGCCGAAGACCGCTCCAACTGAAATCCAACCCACAATGTGCCAGACGACCTTCATGCCCGTCCTTAATTGCCGAACAGTCGACACAACTGACATAGTAAAAACAGCCACCGTGGAGTAGAAGGAGATAGCCGATACGGAATGCGCCCCAATAAAGTCCAACATCGGTTTGATGATGACCCCACCACCCATGCCAGAGATGGCTCCAACGGCGTTGGCCAACACAATCACAGTAAAATAGATTATCCCGGTCAAACAGTCACCCCCTGTAATAATGCCAAAATCTCATCAATTTTCGGCACAAACTCCTTCAACAAGCTTTGATAGCCGCAAAAATCTTTTTCGTCCACATACATGGCATCCTTCATCCGTTTGCAGCCGCCGCGGCACATTGACCGGAATGGACAAGTGTTGCATTTTTCCGGTAGCGACGTCCTTGAACAAAGAAATTGTTTTGGAATGTCCTGCTCAAAAAGGTCCCGCAGTGTTTGGTTCTGGATATAACCCATGCGGTATTCGTCCAAAACATAGAAATCACAAGGGTACACACTGCCATCCGCTTCGATCACGTATTGTACTTGGCAATTTCCCAGAATCCCGCAGGCTGTCATTTCGTGACGGACCAGTAAATTAAAGATGTCATCAAATAGCTTGATGCTGATATAGTTCCCCTTCGCTAATTCAATGAACCAATAATCCAATATTTGCATATAAAAATCTGCGAACTTTTGTGGCGTTAATGCATGGCCAGTTCCATTACTCTCATTCAAATCATCCAGACAAGGAATGAACTGAACATAACGAATATTGTGATCCATCAAAAACCGGAATACTATCTCTGCTTCATCAGCAAGAGGTTCTGTCAGCACACAGAGGACATTGTAGTCTATTTCATAGCTGTCAAACAATTCTTTAGTCTGAAGCACCCTATGAAATGTCCCCCTTTTTCTCGTATCCAGCCGATTTAAATCATGATGAAGTGGATGACCATCAATCGACAGCCCCACAAGAAAGTGATGGTCTTTCAAAAATTCACACCAATTATCATTGATTATTGTGCCGTTTGTTTGGATGGCATAATGAACTGAGACTTTCTTATCTTGCCCTGAAACTAGCGAAATAATATTTTGGTAATAATTAAGCCCCGCTAAAGTAGGCTCACCGCCTTGAAAGGCTAAGGTCAACTCATCACCATCATTTAATTCTTTGAAAATGTTATCTATCATTTTTCTAGCTGTTTCTTCTTTCATCTTTCCAAACGAGCGAACTTCTCGCAAAGAACTGACATTCGCATAAAAGCAATATTTGCAACGTAAGTTGCACAGTGATGATGCAGGTTTAATCAATACGGATATATGTTTCATTTCATCACCTCTTCCCAGAAAAACGCATGCAGACTGCTATCAAGCTAAACTGGAGCATGCAACTGTTCACTCTTTATACCAATAACTGAAATCTATTATGCAATCATCTTAATCCCAAGCGGATATATTCCTCTTCAGGTGCCTCGATTTCTTCTAATTTAGCGATCAGCTTCTCAATCATTCGTTTCTCTAATCGTTCATCTGTAATTGGATTCTCTTGTAACGGATCCTGCTCCAGGTCGAATAAGAGATTTACTAGTTTATAGGAATTATAATA contains these protein-coding regions:
- a CDS encoding family 1 glycosylhydrolase; this translates as MTNNFLLGAATAAYQVEGNNHNSDFWIMEHLKNSSFKEKSGEAVDHYNRYEEDIQLMKKAGMNAYRFSIEWARIEPEKGIFNREATEHYRDVLECCHENKITPIVTMHHFSSPQWIIREGGWENEGIVDYFKNYCRYVVTELGDLMEFICTINEANMRKELITVMKSFAKSLGINIQVGVNLQLPEEMMVGQREAGKAFGGIESVNTFLSPCTPKGDLLIMQAHEAARDVMRTVDNRFKIGLTLSLHDIQIVGNGTEKAGEMWDDEFKHYLPFIEKDDFFGLQNYTRTLVGEEGELSVPEEKKKTQMGYEFYPQALENVIRKVSSELNLPIIVTENGVATDNDKDRVTFIEEALSGVKRCVADGIPVLGYMHWSLLDNFEWQLGYSKTFGLIEVDRKTQTRKPKESFYRLAEIWEKEIER
- a CDS encoding AraC family transcriptional regulator; the encoded protein is MNEKQQILETIYDYFSFPASSVNENIPFSSSDQQDINLSIYTLETVNSYQLYDFNSPFKLSLIDHHGDFSSYLFTDMVTSIFSNNQTNEDTSSQLHKHNFFELIYVIDGQIDFRIEDTHRRYHAGDACIINSNVKHVELRNSQCTVLYLNFKPEFYKNLNLYFQESNDQPTELSNFFKRNEHSTQRIDYIDFFPVPSAIRDPSQESLQVLFHLIEELLFKRAGYQDIVTGYIKRLFSFLQTPSTYSCSNTQFQILESQSLFERTLSYLYNNKRKVSRAELAEELHYNGNYISHVFQKHTGQTLASYIRNNYLNEASNLLLNTTMSITDIIKKLGFENRTAFYNQFKNKFGVTPQIYRNSIEKKR
- a CDS encoding glycoside-pentoside-hexuronide (GPH):cation symporter, with translation MEKTINQEVSKKMPLWYTPAWASRSISVAISVILMMQVTYYSTEVLGLGAGVVGVILLVSKLFDGITDLLVGFAIDRTDTKLGKARPYELFIIPLWILIILLFSTPNFGETGKIIYVFIMYTLIFSVCSTFLMASETVYLGRAVQERTKQGKLLSISGALTMLFSVAISTILPSLMATLGTQPGGWTKISLILGIPMMLMGLIRFVAIKEIRTIDSEAKEEKISIKKGISILKQNKYIFILSLIILGANLVQNIVSVAGTYYFTYVIGNLSLLGIAGLVGLAAPFILLLFPVAIRTIGAVKFVKIGLILATIANILRFIFPTNLPVVFLTGMISGTGASTITMMNSYFILQCIDYGEQKTGTRVEGLPTSVTNFAAKIGQGIAAVSVGFVMALGGYIGSQAEQSASAIFSIRSLYSLIPAVICMLMLIALHFYDIEKKMESISQ
- a CDS encoding glycoside hydrolase family 2 TIM barrel-domain containing protein, producing MRKDWNEGWMFRKFDQDEKKEVRLPHDAMLFEERTADQSSGSAGAFFSGGKYIYEKNFFVPLEWKEKEITFEFEGVYKKAVVNINGKEANYCSYGYRPFWIKADPFLEYGKENIIQVIADNSEMPNSRWYTGSGIYRPVWIWEQEKIHILPTGVKITTISIDPAKILVDVSSTGGIATIDIIDSGEKIISAKTDNEGRAELTIPEAKLWSDDSPHLYECNVTLSLNDRVLEKRSVLFGIRKIEWSPKGLFINGKETLLRGGCIHHDNGILGAKTYGKSEFRRVRILKEAGFNALRSSHNFASEALVKACDYYGMYLIDETWDMWYSRKNKYDYALDFKEGYHIDLKAMVEKDYNHPSVIMYSIGNEVSEPASQEGLELEEEIISILHELDSTRPVTCGMNLMIVSMAAKGEFIYKDEGGRDEKQQLPNSSKMFNIMTSKIGVGMNHSSNSKEANIATSPGLDLLDIAGYNYASGRYPLEGEVNPNRLLYGSETFPQDIYKNWEMVKKYPYLIGDFMWTAWDYLGEVGAGAWAYSEDDFGFEKPYPWLLADMGVFDILGNDNGEAGYASVVWGTAKKPYIGVQPPNHGGIEPAKSVWRGTNALPSWSWKNCVGNDAIVEVYADADLIVLHLNGEEIGRQKVEEMKALFHTKYKAGHLEAIAYDKNNYEIGRNSLISAEEDLHIGVNPEETKVKAGEIVYVPINIEDKNGIVESNADRLLHIHVIGGELLGFGSANPRTEESYVNGQFTSYYGKALAVVLCSEPGEVTIEIEAERLSKQKATIKVLDKNDN